From the genome of Ananas comosus cultivar F153 linkage group 16, ASM154086v1, whole genome shotgun sequence, one region includes:
- the LOC109722521 gene encoding lysM domain receptor-like kinase 3: MEMLQIALSIAILALNLVSSRSATTPPLNCSDTGRLCTSFIAFKVDLNVTLARIESMFDVLAEDVTADAISSPGYVFVRKNCSCLYSKKYLTNTTLTVPVAEVGEPAAPIVAAAYGALAFLPNSTRGSGAGARAGAVVALHLFCGCSSGLWNYLMSYAMEEGDTVESLSSRFGVSMDSIETANGLAGPDDAVAGQVYYIPLNSVPGEPYLGMSPAPAPAPLPSPNTIFDKPEHPAKFPYGWVIGSMGIALALIVVALLSVISFKFLNSHSRRSSNHMKDHDQPISHKFHILKSSSFCGSGRYFCCKFGNTNPSDGDAGNHHINIPKGMVAEAFDMEKPIVFTHEEVFYSTNSFSDSNLLGHGTYGSVYYGVLRDQEVAIKRMTATKTKEFTAEMKVLCKVHHASLVELIGYAASDDELFLVYEYAQKGSLKNHLHDPLNKGNTSLSWISRVQIALDAARGLEYIHEHTKNHYVHRDIKTSNILLDSSLRAKISDFGLAKLVAKAGEGEASATKVVGTFGYLAPEYLRDGLATTKSDVYAFGVVLFELISGKEAITRTEGRILTHTERRSLASIMLTALRNSPNSMSMASLKECIDPNLMDLYPHDCVFKVAMLAKQCVDEDPILRPDMKQVVISLSQILLSSVEWEAALAGNSQIFSGLVQGR; encoded by the exons ATGGAGATGCTTCAGATCGCTCTCTCGATCGCGATTTTAGCTCTAAACTTGGTTTCTTCACGATCGGCTACGACGCCGCCGCTCAATTGCTCCGACACGGGGCGCCTCTGCACCTCCTTCATCGCCTTCAAGGTGGATCTGAACGTAACCCTGGCGAGGATCGAGAGCATGTTCGACGTGCTCGCCGAGGACGTCACCGCGGACGCGATCAGCAGCCCCGGCTACGTGTTCGTGCGCAAGAACTGCTCCTGCCTCTACTCGAAGAAGTACCTCACCAACACCACCCTCACCGTCCCCGTCGCCGAGGTGGGGGAGCCCGCGGCTCCGATCGTCGCGGCGGCGTACGGGGCGCTCGCTTTCCTGCCCAACTCGACCAGGGGGTCGGGGGCGGGGGCGCGCGCCGGCGCCGTCGTCGCGCTCCACCTCTTCTGCGGCTGCTCCAGCGGGCTCTGGAACTACCTCATGAGCTACGCCATGGAGGAGGGCGACACCGTGGAGTCGCTCTCGAGCAGGTTCGGGGTGAGCATGGATAGTATAGAGACGGCGAACGGGTTGGCGGGGCCCGATGATGCGGTCGCGGGCCAGGTTTACTACATTCCGCTCAATTCCG TCCCCGGAGAGCCTTATTTAGGAATGTCTCCTGCTCCAGCTCCTGCACCTTTGCCTTCCCCTAACACAATCTTCG ATAAACCAGAACATCCTGCAAAATTTCCTTATGGATGGGTTATTGGTAGCATGGGAATCGCTCTTGCTCTAATTGTTGTAGCTCTCCTTTCAGTCATTTCATTCAAATTCTTAAATTCTCACTCCAGACGTTCAAGCAATCACATGAAGGATCATGATCAACCTATCTCTCATAAATTTCATATCCTTAAAAGTAGCAGCTTCTGTGGCTCTGGGAGATACTTCTGCTGTAAATTTGGAAATACAAATCCATCAGATGGGGATGCAGGCAACCACCATATCAATATTCCAAAAG GCATGGTAGCTGAAGCATTTGATATGGAGAAGCCTATCGTATTTACACATGAAGAGGTTTTTTATTCAACCAATTCATTTTCTGATTCAAATCTACTTGGTCATGGGACATATGGCTCTGTTTATTATGGAGTTCTTCGAGACCAG GAGGTAGCGATAAAGAGAATGACTGCTACCAAAACTAAGGAATTTACAGCCGAAATGAAAGTTCTTTGCAAGGTTCATCATGCAAGTCTG GTAGAATTGATTGGCTATGCAGCGAGTGATGATGAGCTCTTCCTTGTTTATGAGTATGCTCAAAAAGGTTCACTCAAAAATCATCTCCACGATCCACTAAATAAGG GCAATACATCGTTATCTTGGATCTCTAGGGTGCAAATAGCATTAGATGCTGCTAGAGGTCTTGAGTATATTCATGAGCACACAAAGAATCATTATGTGCATAGAGACATCAAAACAAGCAACATCCTCCTTGATAGTTCTTTAAGAGCCAAG ATATCTGATTTTGGGCTTGCAAAGCTTGTTGCAAAAGCTGGTGAAGGAGAAGCTTCCGCTACAAAAGTTGTGGGTACTTTTGGCTATTTGGCTCCAGA GTATTTGCGTGATGGCCTGGCAACTACAAAAAGTGATGTCTATGCATTTGGTGTTGTGCTTTTTGAGCTAATATCTGGAAAAGAAGCAATTACGAGGACTGAAGGAAGGATCTTAACACATACTGAAAGACGTTCATTAGCATCAATT ATGTTGACTGCACTAAGAAACTCCCCAAATTCAATGTCTATGGCCAGCTTGAAAGAGTGCATTGATCCTAACTTGATGGACTTATATCCACATGACTGTGTATTTAAG GTGGCCATGTTGGCGAAGCAATGTGTGGACGAAGATCCTATCCTCCGGCCCGATATGAAGCAGGTGGTAATATCCCTATCCCAGATACTCTTGTCCTCTGTGGAGTGGGAAGCGGCGCTTGCCGGAAACAGCCAAATTTTCAGCGGCCTTGTGCAAGGAAGGTGA